The sequence below is a genomic window from Myotis daubentonii chromosome 14, mMyoDau2.1, whole genome shotgun sequence.
TTAGAATAAAGCCCATACAGATGAAACCAGAACCAAAGATGAAGTCACATTCCTGATTGACATTTGCACCTGGATTCAGCCACACCTGAAGCCACAATCTCCCTAGACTTTTcagatctgtgaaccaggaaatCCCCCACCTTTTGAGGATTAGGATAGTTTGCCATCCATTTCTGTTACTTGTAACCCAAAGATTCCTAATGTCCACTAGTCTGGCTGGTTCAGAGACTTCCTTTGGGAAACAGTGAGGGAGGACGAGCAGAAATAGCAGAAACAACACATGTTCCGGCCACTCTTTGGAGACAAAGCCTTTATTCCCAAAGTGAACTAAGGCATCTAGTGTGGGAATTGGagaattttaatttcagaaatcTGAAACGATAGGCCCTCTCCCCTGACTGTCCACAAGCCACAATCTCTCCCATCTACCCAGAAATCCTCTGAAAGGAGACCCAGGGACAAAAATGGCCCGAGGCAGCTCCTGTTCTTGGCTTCCTGGGGCTCTGAAAAAAACTGTTCTAAGTCTTCCCAGACCACGTTGGGAAGGCCAAGAATCCACAAGACGACTGGGCAGGGGATGAAATGGGTGAGAGTGGGAATCATCTGGTGCGTTTCCCACTGTTCTTTCCCTGTTTGTGCATAGTCCAGCTACTCCTAAGGCCCTTGCTCCCTGGCAGGGAGACACGGTGGGGGTAGAGGAGAGACACAGGCCCACTGGTTCCGGCCCACATCTGGTTCCTCCTAAGAACTGTATGATGACATGAAGAGTCAGTACTTGTGTCAAGAGTCCTCTCCCAtgatccccagtgcctggcagaggATTACATATAAAAGGGACTGGTTTCCATTCAGAAAATGGATTCCAAGTTCTTACGGGCATGAGCAGACCAGGACTCCTAAGATGGGTGATCATCTAAGTGTCACTGCCTTGTCTCTTCAGGGGACTTAACACTCCTGTCCTCTGGTAGCATGTCATCTGGCTCCCCCTAGGGCACAACTTCCTCCGAAACCTCTGGCCTGAGACCATCCACAAACCACTTACTTCCCAGCTTTTGAGAGCTACATCTGTAGATGTGAGCTaaaatcaatagatacagaaagaTATTTGTTAAAATTCAACACACGTTTCTGATGAAAActctaaggaaaaaaagaatatcaaagaGAACTTCCTTAATTTGATAAAGGGTATCTgccaaacatacacacacaaacacacacacacacacacacacacacacagagaaagagagtgCTAACATCATCATTACTGatgaaatattaaatactttTCTCCTAAGGATAGGAATAAGAAAGGAATGTCCACCACTATGGTATCTATTCAACATTGGGCCTGCTCATTTCAATaaggcaagaaataaaaattttaaaaataaagattggaaagaaaacatacaaactGTCATTATTTCAAATGATAATACTGTACATGGAAAAACTCAAAATAATCTACAAACtattagaatgaataaataaatttagaaagttTGATGGGTataatcaacatacaaaaattgaATTTGTATATACTACcaacaatttgaaaatgaaaattttattttatttttaaattttttattgcatttattgggtaacatctacactaataaaagagaaacatgcaaattggtgtcactctgctacgcccaccagctaatcagagtgactacgcaaattaacccaacaaagatggcggttaatttgcatacacaggagcagagtgaagactgaagactgaagactgaagaggcttggcttctctgctgcagccgccaaaggcctgggtcccaggtactgggaggaaaaccagtgccagcagccaggggaaggaaggcctattgtgcgaatctctttgtgcaatgggcctctagttagttaataaacttatataggtttcaggtgtacaattctgtaatatatcatctgtatactgtattgtgtgttcaccatccaaagtcaggtctccttccctcaccatttatcccccctttaccctcctctAACTCCCCCGACTCCCCTTTCCcactggtaatcaccatactactgtttgtctatgagttgttgttttaTGTTTGGTTGgatttttgtttaatcccttcacctttttcacctttgttctttctcaagattgccatggctacctccctcccctctgacagctgcagtctgttctctgtatcagtgtctgtttctattttgcttgttagtttattttgttcattagattccgcatataagtgaaatcatatggtatttgtctttctctgactgacttatttcacttagcataatactctccaggtccatccatgtggttGCAAAAGGAAAGgtgtccttcttttttatagtcaagcagtattccattgggtaaatgtaccactgctttttttatccactcatctactgatgggcacttgggccgcttccagatcttgactattgtaaataatactgcaatgaacataggggtgcatatattctttcgaatttcgggtttcttaggatatattcccagaagtggaatcgctgggtcataaggcagtcccattttttattttttgaggaaactccatactgttttccacaggagATGCACCAacttgcattcccaccaacagtgcacaagggttctcttttctccacaccctcatcaatacttattgtttgttgatgtattgatgacagtcattctgacaggtgtgagataatatCTCAAGATTTTAATTCGCATTTCTTTGATAATTAGTGACATTCAGCacattttcatatatctattggccatcttatgtcctctttggagaagtatctattcagattctttgcccATTCTTTAATTGtattgggggttttttgtgtgtgttgagttATAAGGTCTTTATAAATTTGagatattaagcccttatcagatgtatcattggtgaatatgtactcccattcagtgggttgtcttttcattttgttgttgatttCCCTTGCTTGCAAaccctttttagtttgatgtagtcccatttatttatttttaatttggttcCCTTGCCCAAAAAGACatatcagaaaaataatattgctatgagaaatgtctaagATTTTACGCCTGTGTTTCCTCCTGGGATTTTTATGGTGTtgagacttacatttaagtctaatccattttgagtttgttctcGTGTATGGTGTAAAGGTGATctagttttctttcttcagtgtcttataatctTCCAAGTAGAcatcttttacatccttggttaaatttattcctaggtatataattttttatgcaattataaatgggattgttttcttagttttccaTTCTGGTAGTTAATTATTAGTGTATCAAAATACAACTGATTTCttgatgtttattttgtattctgctaccttactgaattcattttttaGTTGTAGTAGTTTTCTGATGGAATCTTTAgtgttctctatatacagtatcacatcatctgcaaataatgagagttttatttcttcctttccaatttagatgccttttttttccttcttgtttgaTTTCTGTGGCTAGTACTTTTAGTACTATGTTTAATAAGAGTCATGAaagcaggcatccctgtcttgttcctgatcttaagagaaacccttttagtttttgtccattgagtatgatgctggctgtgagtttgtcatatgtggcctttattatgttgaggtatgttccctctattcccactttgctgagagtttttattataaatgggtTCTgggttttatcaaatgcttttctgcatctattgatgtgAACACAAATAAGGGGTgctgatcatgtgatttttatccttcattttatgtggtgtatcatgtttattgatctgCAGATAATTTTAACAACCTTGCATCCTCAGAATAaagcccacttgatcatggtgtataatctttttaatgtattgctggatcctgTTGGCTagtatttttttgaggattttagcatctatgttcaccagggatattggcttataattttctttttttgtagtgtctttatctggtttggaattacaataatgttggcctcataaaatgaacttgggagtcttccctcctcttgaattttttgaaacagtttgaggaggataagtgttagttcttcattgaatgtttggtaaaattcacctgtgaaaccatctggtccaggacttttgtttgttgggagttttttgtttttgttttttatcattgcttcaatttcattagttgtaatcagtctattcagattttctgattcttcctgattcagttttgaaagattgtatatttctaggaatttattcatttcatccagattgtccaatttgttggcatatagttttttgtaatattttcttataatcctttgtatttctgtggtatcaaatgttacttctcctctttcatttctaatctaatttatttgagtcctctctctttttgcttgatgagtctggttagaggtctgtcaatcttgtttatcttttcaaagaaccagctcttggtttcattgatcttttgtatttttttaaatctcaattcccagtcatgttGTGAGTGCTCAATGGTCAcacatggctaatggctaccCTACAAAGCAGCTCAGGTTTAGAGCATAAAAAGGAACTTTAGAAATCATGCTTTGCAACCTCCTTATATTGCAAATGAGACTTAGAGAGTTACATGATTTCCAAAACATCAAACAGATCATCAGTAGCAGAAACGGGAGTAGAGCACTGAGATGCTAATACTAACacgtatttttattcattaaatgctGCTTTTCTTAAGATTGTCAAGCCACTCTTCTACTAAAATGTTCCCACCTAAAAAACAACTAAGAATATGTCAGAATAATCTGGACAGATCTTTTTTTAAGATGCATCAAGACTGGGGTTTCCCCAGTGAGTAAAACCTTCCTtgcaatttttgtttttttaactttcatttttaaaaatttatctttagccctggccagtttggctcagtagatagaacgtcagcctgcagactgaagggtcctgggttcgattctgatcaagggcacatactttgattgcaggctcaatccctggcctggttggggcccatgcaggaggcaaccaattgatgtgtctctctcacattaatgtttctctctgtgtgtctctccccctctcttccactctctctaaaaatcaatggaaaaatatccttgagtgaagattaacaaaaataagtaaataattaatctttattgttgaaagtattacagatgtccccttttttatccccattgaccccctccaccctataCCTattcccctccacacacacacttgggttttgtttgttgttctttttctagtaccTTTAAGTATAAAGTTATTtagttgagatttttcttgtttcttgagggaggcctgtaatgctatgaattcccctctcaggactgctttcactgtgtcccacaaattttggattgttgtgttctcattttcatttgtttcaaggtatcttttgtttgtttttgtttgtttgtttgtttgtggtttttaaatatatattttttattgatttttttacagagaggaagggagaaacatcaatcagctgcctcctgcacacctcctactggggatgagcccgcaaccaaggtacatgcccttgaccagaaccgaacctgggacccttcagtccacaggctgacactctatccactgagccaaaccagttagggctcaaggtaacttttgatttcttccttgatctcattggtaacccattcattgtttagtaacatgttatttagcctccacgtctttgtgtgtttttcagttttattcttcTGATTGATTTCTAGCTTCAtatcattatggtcagagaagaagtttgatatgatttcaatctttttaaacttattgagacttgttttttGTCCTAACATGTTGTCTATCCTAGAAAacgttccatgtgcacttgaaaagaatgtatattctactgctttggggtggggtgaaatgctctgaataCATCAGTTAAATCCacctgatctagtgtgtcatttattctgctatttccttgttgattttccgTCTGGAAAATCTATCATTTATGTCAATGGAGTGTTACATAtgtctactatgactgtattactgtcaatttctccctttatgtccactgagatttgctttatatatttaggtgctcctatattgggtgcataaatgtttacaaggtttatatcctcttgttggattgctctgaaacttttaaatttcatttaaatgttaTCAAAAATCATTATGTACTTATGAATAAGTCTGATGAAAGAGATGCACGATCTATAtgctaaaaactacaaaacactgtAAATTGAGAAtgaatgcatatttatttattaaccaaCTCAATAATATTGAGATAATAATTTGTATACTCAATGCAGACCCAATCAATATTCCAGCAAGTACTTTTGAGGAAATTGGcatgctgattttaaaatttatatgaacaTTCAAAAGGCCTAAAATACGGAgtgggtcaaaagtaggtttatagttgtgagtatatgaaacacagagtttatttttatatgattatgtattaattctttttttttttttgataaacaAAAGCcaagtttatttgttcatttcttgcaTTTGAAGTATTCCTCGATGACATCCTTTGCCTGAGACTCTTTGCCATAGTCCTTAACCACCACGCAACTGCAACCAACCACTTTACGGGGTTTTCCCTCTCTGTCGATTTTACAGAGGCCTACCCATTCCCCTAGTTTCTTGTTGTCGTCAACCTTAATTAGGTTGATTTGGTGTTCAGCACAAAGAGCCTCCACCAACTTGATGTACATAGGCTCATCACAGTTGGATGCAAGTACACAAAGGTGGGCTTGGCGCTTGTCTAAGGCTTTGGCAGCTTCGCGAATTCCACGCGCGAGGCCATCGTGGATGAGGGCGGTCTTCAGCACCTCTTGCAAAGCAGTATTAACGTCCATTACACCTCCAGCAGCAATGCCTTCCTCGGCCATGGCGGTGGGTTATGGGTGGAGCCGAATCTTGAACGCACCCAAGCCTCCGCCTCCGCGCAACTCCGCGGCGGCAGGGAAAGAGTGATTATGTAttaattcttgttttatttttcatatgaacagcTTTGGACCCACTCTGTGGGCAAggcaatctttaaaaaagaacaaagctggaggactTGCACTACCAGATATCAAAAGTATTTTGATAAATCTGCAGTAAGACAGTGTAGTCAAGCATAATAATAGTCAAATAAACCAGAATAAGGAGCCCAGAAGGAGACCAACACATATTCAATCACCTGATTTACAATAATGATGCAATTCAGTGGGGAAAGTTGGTAATTAGAGTAAATGGCATTAGCTGAATAGGATGtctatgggggagggggaggaatgaACCTACCTCATACCATACACAAATATTAATTTGAGATGAATCATAGACTAAAGTAAAAAGATAAATCTTCTAGAAAAATACCCAGGGGTAGGCAaaatttttcctaaataaaaCAAGTTGAGAGAAGATTTTGCAGTACATCAAAGAAAAATAActcatatccagaatatataaagaacttttataaattaataggaaaaaaagataaatatcccaATTTTAAAGATGGGCAGAAGACTTGCAGAGGCATTTGCACAAAAGAGGACATCCAAACAGCCAATAAGTACAGAAGCATCTTGAGTCATTACAGCAATGCTGACATAAATCTCAATAGGATACTATCACCACCACCCCGCCCCACATTCAATGGCTGGTGGACTCTGAGAGCTCTCCCTTCAAGGGAAGGCTTCTGGCCAGCTACAGGGAGTGCCATAGCTCCTTAAACGTCTGCCCTGCCAGAGGCCATGGCCCTTCCAGTGCAGTCCACATCTGGGGACTGAGGGAGGCAGGGTTTGGAGGTACGTTGGTTCCCACTGAAGATGGGCAGCACTCATCCCAGGGCTCCCTGCTGGGCTGTCTGGGCCTTCAGGAGCCTGCATCACAGACCAACTTCTCTTTCTGCCCAATCCtgctcctccctttctctttgtagGTGCTGATCCCTAATAGACATCTTGCAACCCAAACTCCATCACAGCATCTGCTTCTGAAGAAACCAACCTGTGGCTGCAAGGATATAGatatggagcaactggaactttTAATTCTTGCTGTTTGGATCATAACTTAAAACTACTTCAGAAAACTGTTTGACAACATCTACTAATGCCAAAGATGCATataccctatgacccagcaaatTCTCTTCTGGGTAGAGAACCAACTGATATTGGTGCTTATGGCTACAAAATTTTGCCTTGTTCACAGAAGATTTGTTCATGATAGCAGAACTGGCAACCTATGAAATGGCCATGAAAAGTAGAATGGATAAATGCATGGTGGTAAGATCATGCAATGTACAGCGAGTTAAAGGGAAAAAACTGCTGCTAAACACAACAACCTGGATCAACCTCACAGGCAATATGTTGAActgaagaagccagacacagaagagtGTGTactgtatggttccatttatgTGAAGTCTGAAATGAGGTACAACCAATATATGATTCTGAAAGTCAGAAGAGTGGAGAAGTCAAGGCTAGAGGGGACCTGCTGGGGAGCTGGCAGTGCCCAATATCTTGATCTGGGTGGTGGTTGCATGTATGTATTCTCATGCAAAAATTGGTCAAGCTCTACAATTAATACCTGTGCACTTTACTGAATGTTACATCTTGATAATGAaaataaggtaaaaaaaataaataagaagttcCAAGCCTTCACAGTGACCCACGTTTATGGAGAACTTACTATGTCCCAGGCCCAAAGCTTTACATGCAGTAGCTCATTGActccatacacacagacacaaatagacacacacatatcaacacacacacacaacattcagGCACACCAACATACACACACCAACACATATACACTCCAACACACAGACATACCAATAAGATACCCACATaccaaacacacaccacacaaacacTAACATACCCcaatacatatgcacacatagaCACACCAATATACACCCACACACCAAACACACCAACACACATTCACCAATGTACCCAAATATACACACACCGACACACCGAaacacacaccaaacacacaaACTCCAACACACACCCAAACACCAACACACCCCCATgcaccaaacacacacatacacaacacagACAACTCAACATACATACACGTACATGCACACACCAGGTACAAGGCACAGCTGAGCGCTGAGCTGTGGGGAGGAATAAGAACCACAGGCAGAGCTGTTGGTtaaactctctgtgcttcagtcttCCCATCTTTGATGAGGGAGTGATCAGAGAGatgtgatcacacacacacaccagttagCACAGGGCCAGGTGTACCCAAAGTTCTCTAAATATAAGGATTGTCAGTACAGTCAGCCCTGTTGAGGGAGGACACATCTGAAAAGGACAGAGTGTTGTGGGGGAAACAGGCAGACAGATGACACAATATAGCCCATGGTACCTGGGAAAGGATTGGGGCAGATAATGTAAAAATCTGCATCTCCCATTTCAGTTTGCAAATCCCTTTTATGCTTGTTACTGCATTTCTTCCTCTCTACATCTTGGTAAGGACCATGATGCTAATTCCACCTACAGAGAAACCATGGCTCACATTGTCGGGAAGGGGAAATTGCATATTGGTTCTTGTcctttgtttttgaaaaacaatgaaatgtgGCTGGCTGGTTTGATGCTCAGAGAAGCCTTCAATCACTAAGGTGGGAGAGGCACagccaggtgaggaaactgaggcctagagatgACATATGGgtggccccaggtcacacagagaGTGACTGTTGGGAGCAGAACCTGCTCAAAAGTAGGTTTTAACTACACCAGACAGGCTGTTAATGCAATGGCATGGAACAAAGGTAGGGATGAGAGGATTGAAACCCAGTTCTGCTTCCGCCACTTCTTCAAAGACCTACTTCCTTGTCCCTATAACCCTGTGCAGCCTCTATTAGAACGGACATAGAGTCCTGGCCGCTTTTCTTGCTGGAGGGTCCCCAAGGATGCAAACAAGAACCAAGCTCAAGACTTCCTCCACCCACACTCAGAACCACATTCCAGCCAGAGGGAACGGAAGAGAACTCAGACCTCATTAGTGTCATCCCCGGCACCCAGGCAAAACACATTCCTAAAGGTCTAGGGCTTCAGATGAGACCATCTGGGaacaaaaagatgaaaaagtcCTGGATCTCAGGATGGAGCTGTCAGATAAACATCAGTCCCTGAGAAGGGGCCGTGGGCCCAGCCATCCTGGACAACCACACTGAGGCATGGCTGACATGTGGTCAGGACAGTCCTCAAAAGAAACTCTCTTGGCAATGGATAAGAGAACTTTTAGCACAATCCAGACTTGGTGCCATCCCTTAAGTCTTAAATTGAGCTTCTTATGTGATGATTTAGTAGTTAATCAACTCAGCTAGACCCTGGGCCTTCAGGC
It includes:
- the LOC132215469 gene encoding small ribosomal subunit protein eS12-like; this translates as MAEEGIAAGGVMDVNTALQEVLKTALIHDGLARGIREAAKALDKRQAHLCVLASNCDEPMYIKLVEALCAEHQINLIKVDDNKKLGEWVGLCKIDREGKPRKVVGCSCVVVKDYGKESQAKDVIEEYFKCKK